In one Thunnus maccoyii chromosome 12, fThuMac1.1, whole genome shotgun sequence genomic region, the following are encoded:
- the LOC121908758 gene encoding protein THEM6-like, protein MWWVLWVLAALLALFCSLDVWYFLRVAAVVLRAWFQPPVWDVTAEQILTGLVTPHDIDMCHMNNARYLRECDFARFSLYTRNGVFKALRALGASMVVGATTIRYRRALCIGEGYELRSRIVTWDDKAFFLEQRFVSTKDGLVCAVMYCKQSVIRSSPDKIMQHLCKRKVECPEFPEDLQHWVSFISASSQALRAESGLEEKNK, encoded by the exons ATGTGGTGGGTGCTGTGGGTGCTTGCCGCCTTGCTGGCTCTCTTCTGCAGTCTGGATGTGTGGTACTTCCTGCGGGTGGCTGCGGTGGTCCTCCGGGCCTGGTTCCAGCCTCCAGTCTGGGatgtcacagcggagcagatcCTAACAGGCCTGGTCACTCCCCACGACATCGACATGTGCCACATGAACAACGCTCGTTACCTGCGCGAGTGTGACTTTGCCCGGTTCTCTCTCTACACGCGTAACGGTGTGTTCAAGGCCTTGCGAGCCCTCGGAGCTTCCATGGTAGTCGGGGCTACCACCATCCGTTACCGCAGGGCTCTGTGTATAGGTGAGGGTTACGAGCTGCGGAGTCGGATCGTCACATGGGATGACAAAGCCTTTTTCCTGGAGCAGAGATTTGTGTCTACAAAAGATGGGTTGGTCTGTGCCGTCATGTACTGCAAGCAGAGCGTCATACGCAGCAGCCCGGACAAGATCATGCAGCACCTGTGTAAGCGGAAG GTGGAGTGCCCTGAGTTTCCAGAGGACCTTCAGCACTGGGTCAGCTTCATCTCTGCCAGCAGCCAGGCCCTCAGGGCAGAGAGTGGACTAGAGGAGAAGAACAAATAA
- the si:ch73-52e5.2 gene encoding protein THEM6 has product MLLLVLGVLLLLFCSVDVWYFLRGAQVFFQAWFQPRIWDILAEQSIDGMVLPHDLDYMGHMNNSRYLRECDFARFHHYMRNGLFMASHKLGAKMVVGASTIRYRRSLAFGEAFEIRTKVVGWDEKAFYLEQRFVSKKDGFVSAVMLCRQNVVRCSPERIIEFVCKRKIECPEFPEDLKHWISFISASSQALRAESGLEEKNK; this is encoded by the exons ATGTTGCTGCTGGTGCTGGGagtcctcctcctgctcttctgCAGTGTGGATGTATGGTACTTCCTGCGCGGGGCCCAGGTGTTCTTCCAGGCATGGTTCCAACCCCGAATATGGGACATCCTAGCTGAGCAAAGCATTGATGGCATGGTCCTTCCCCATGATTTGGACTACATGGGCCACATGAACAACTCCCGATACCTGAGGGAGTGTGACTTTGCCCGCTTCCACCATTACATGCGAAACGGGCTGTTCATGGCCTCACACAAACTGGGGGCCAAAATGGTGGTAGGGGCCTCCACCATCCGCTACCGACGCTCCTTGGCCTTCGGCGAGGCTTTTGAGATTCGGACCAAAGTGGTGGGATGGGACGAGAAGGCCTTTTACTTGGAGCAACGCTTTGTGTCCAAGAAAGATGGTTTTGTCTCTGCGGTTATGCTCTGCAGGCAGAATGTGGTGCGCTGCAGCCCGGAGAGGATTATCGAGTTTGTCTGCAAAAGGAAG ATTGAGTGTCCAGAGTTTCCCGAAGACCTCAAACACTGGATCAGCTTCATTTCAGCCAGCAGCCAGGCCCTGAGGGCAGAGAGTGGACTGGAAGAGAAGAACAAGTGA
- the ftr67 gene encoding finTRIM family, member 67, which translates to MAQAGVVLDKDQFNCSVCLDVLRDPVTIPCGHSYCSDCIQNYWDQDDYLGVFVCPQCRQSFNPRPLLARNTMLADVVERFKKTGLQDVTQTPANQSFAEADDVECDVCTGRKNKAVNSCLVCLASYCDVHVQPHYESAVFKKHKLVSATKKLQETICPQHGKLLEVYCRTDKQCICYLCLTDEHKGHDTVLAEAEIQQKQRQLGDMKQTSQLRIQQREKEAQDLRHAIYSLTRSARAAAEESDAVFTELIRSIELKRFEVRELIRAQEKTVVSQAEQLLEKIQKEIAEQKKNEAELDKLSHTEDHIHFLQSCQSLQAPPVLSALPSINMDPNLTFGPVMTAVSDFKGLLQEVCQGGFVSIYEKVRDVVIVGPPHPGVQLDKTEPGDAASTVQMEATLVIPPLGLDQSPVNPLNPFLTPAPAVPTFVFSPFGSKLSSGSRQRHLQRRAHPRRK; encoded by the exons ATGGCTCAAGCAGGAGTGGTACTGGACAAGGACCAGTTCAACTGCTCGGTATGTCTGGACGTGTTGCGGGATCCTGTGACCATCCCGTGCGGCCACAGCTACTGTTCGGACTGTATCCAGAACTACTGGGACCAGGACGACTACCTCGGGGTCTTCGTCTGCCCGCAGTGCAGGCAGAGCTTCAACCCGAGGCCGTTGCTCGCCAGAAACACCATGTTGGCCGACGTGGTGGAGAGATTCAaaaagactggactccaagACGTCACGCAAACACCTGCAAACCAAAGTTTTGCCGAAGCCGACGACGTTGAGTGCGACGTGTGTACCGGGAGGAAAAACAAGGCTGTCAACTCgtgtctggtgtgtctggcgTCCTACTGCGACGTCCACGTCCAGCCTCACTACGAGTCTGCTGTTTTCAAGAAGCACAAGCTGGTTTCAGCCACCAAAAAGCTCCAGGAGACGATCTGTCCCCAGCACGGGAAGCTGCTGGAGGTTTACTGCCGCACTGACAAGCAGTGCATCTGTTATCTGTGTCTGACAGACGAGCACAAAGGACACGACACGGTGCTGGCTGAGGCAGAGATACAACAGAAGCAG AGGCAGCTCGGAGACATGAAGCAGACCTCTCAGCTGAGAATCCAGCAAAGAGAGAAGGAGGCCCAGGACCTGAGACACGCCATCTATTCTCTCACT CGCTCTGCTCGGGCAGCAGCTGAAGAGAGCGACGCGGTCTTCACTGAACTGATTCGCTCCATCGAGCTGAAGCGGTTCGAGGTGAGAGAGCTGATCAGAGCCCAGGAAAAGACGGTCGTCAGTCAGGCtgagcagctgctggagaagaTACAGAAGGAGATTGCTgagcagaagaagaatgagGCTGAACTGGACAAACTGTCTCACACTGAGGACCACATCCATTTCCTTCAA AGCTGTCAGTCGCTCCAAGCTCCACCCGTGCTGTCAGCTTTACCTTCAATCAACATGGACCCCAACCTCACCTTTGGCCCCGTGATGACAGCTGTGTCAGATTTTAAAGGACTGCTGCAGGAGGTCTGCCAGGGAGGATTTGTCAGCATCTACGAAAAAG tGAGAGACGTAGTGATTGTAGGACCTCCACACCCCGGTGTCCAGCTAGATAAGACCGAGCCCGGTGACGCCGCGTCGACTGTACAAATGGAAGCAACACTAG TCATCCCTCCACTCGGCCTGGACCAAAGTCCTGTGAACCCTCTCAACCCTTTCCTCACTCCAGCACCTGCTGTGCCCACGTTTGTCTTCTCACCGTTTG